TTCAGGATCAAAGAAGTTCACTGCGCGCCTTTTTTCCAACACTTCCGAGAAGTCCATGTTCTATCTCCTTTATTATGTATTTTTAATTGTTAAAAACACTTAGGTCTATTTTTAGAAAAGCTGTAAGCAGGGGGATTTATATTGGATTCATTACTAGAAAATTTATCAATTGATTTTCAAATGTAATATATCTGCTGATTCTTTAAGTATCATATCAAAAAGCTTTCTGTCAGCTTGAAAATAAATCTAATTGCAGAACGACAATAAATTATAATTTTTGCATGCTATAAAAATATGTACCTCTTATAGAAAATAATGAATATTGAGTTTATCAGGGGCCAGTGATATTTATTGAAAATATAGTACAATTCCAGTTGTCGGGGGACGTTAATGGATTTTAGCAGGCGATTTTATTTTAGTATATTTTTATTGATCTCCCTTTTTATCTTCTCGTCTTTATCCATCTGCTACGCCCAAAATTCCACACAAATACCTCAAAAGCTCAAACTGACCCCGGAGAAAAAGCTCAAACTGACCCAGGAGGAATCTGAATTTTTATCTAAAACCAAGGTGCTGAGATACAGCTCCATATTTAATCTGCCCCCGTATAATTTCTCCAGCGGTGATAAATTAAGCGGCTATACAGTTGATGTCCTCCACAGGGTTGCAGATATTCTCGGGCTGGAATTTAAAGCTCATTTCTATCCTGAAGCTCCTTCATACAACAGTGTTCTTGATTCCGGAAAAGCAGATATTGTAGGCGCTTTGGCAAAAACACCGGCAAGAGCCGGCAAAATGCTGTTCGTTGGACCTTTTGTAAAAATGAGTGGAGCCATAGCATCCAGACATGGCATACCGTATATTCGCAATATCGCTGAGATAAAGGGTCGAACCGTTGCAGTTATGGAAGGCGGTTACGTCGATCAGATTCTTGAAAATGAGTATCCGGGAATAAAAATAATAAAGAGTAAAACGCCACTTGATGTTTTGAAAAAGGTTTACAGTGGTGAAGCTGAATTGAGTCTCGGTCCATATTTTACCTACAAGGCGGTTGTAGAGGCCAATTCACTGCCTTCAATCAATGTATACCGTTTTCAGTCATCGCCATATTTTGATCCAAGACCTATATATCTGGCGGTAAAAAAAGGTAATAATGTTTTAAAATCACTGCTGGAAAAATCGCTTGATTTAATTGGTCCGGCTGAAATTGAAGCGATTAAAAGAAAGTGGACGGCTTTCCCGGAACATGATTCTCCGCGTCCCTTGAATTTGACTGCTACTGAGAAAAAATTTTTAAATTCACATAAAGTTGTTCCTGTTTTCTGTGAAGATGATCTGGAAACATTTTGCTCCTATAATGATGGAAAGTATCAGGGCTTTTCTGTGGATATGCTCGAAAGGGCCGCAGCTAATGTCGGGTTGAATCTGGATTTTAAACCAAAATCAAAGTCCTTTTTAAATCATAAAAATCTTAAAAATGGCGTTCTACTCAATGTTTCTGAAAGCAGCTCAGAAGATAAGGGTCTTTTTTTTACAGAGCCTTTTTCCCGTGAGCCATGGGGAATTTTAACAAATGAGAAAACTTCAGAACTCCTTTCCTTAAAAAATCTGTCAGGGAAAAATGTTGCTGTCCGGGCTAAATATACTGGATTGATAAAGGCTCTTGAAGAGCATTATCCGGATATTAAGATTGTCAAAACCAGTGATTCTGAAAATGCGATTAAGAAACTGATTCAAGGTGATGTTGATTCAGTTATAGGTGTTGAAGCAATTCTTAAATATCTTGATGCCTTGAAACCATATCGCAAACTGGTTTCAACCCCGGTGCTGTGGGATAATTATCTGGGAGCATACAAGCCGGTATTCGGTATAAAAAATCAGCTGTTAAAGTCTATTCTGCAGAAAGGCCTCAACCAGATTTCTGAAGCGGATAAAAACAGTCTGCGGCTGAAGTGGGTATCGCTTGAAACTGCTCCTGCGGGGGGACCGAAGCTTACTGCCATAGAAAAAGATTATATAGCTGATAATCCGGTTGTTAGAATTCTCTGTGAAAAAGACCGGGCTCCAATCAATTTTATCGGCAAAAACGGACCAGCCGGATATTCTGTTGATTATTTTAAACTTCTTGCTGAGAGAGCCGGATTTAAGGTTGAGTTTATAAACAGGACCAAGCAGGATTCAAGTCTTGCAAAAATTAGTAAACATGAAGTTGATGTTGTTGTTAACGCTGTCAGCAACACTTCGTGGGATAAATCAGCATTTTTCAGTTCACCGTATCTTGATCTTGAGCTTGGGCTTGCAGGTTTGAAATCTAACGGTGTTTTTGATCTTGAATTTTTTGAAGGTAAAAAAATCGGAGCCTTGCGTGGTGAACCTCTCACAGGATACATATCTTCACTTTATCCTGATATTGAGATTACCGGGTTCAACAATGTCGGAGACATGCTGGCGGCACTGTCTGCCGGGCGGGTGGATGCCGTTGCCGGATACCGTCCAGTTCTTGATTACCACATAAGAAAAGGTGGATATAATAATCTGCAGGTCCGGGTTATCCGGGATAAGAGGCTTCTTAAAAGCGGAGTTGGCCGTGTAAGGATGGCCATTAGAAAAGACCGGCTTATTTTAAAGAACATTTTGCAGAAATCGGCAGATACCGTAACTGTTCAGGATCTGGATATACTCGGTGTAAAATGGCTGAGCGGTAACCCCGGAGGGCGTGTAGTTAATTCCGGGCAGAAAGTTGTTTTGAACAACAGGGAAAAAAAGTTTCTTGCTGATTCCAAACCTCTTCTATTCAGTGAACGGGCCTGGGAGCCTCTTTCTATCATAGATGAAAACGGTTCCTTTAGTGGTATTGCCGCTGATTACCTGAAACTTATTACTGATCGCACCGGGTTGAGATTTAAATTTGTGCCAAGCCTGTCGTGGACTGACGTTCTGAAAAAATATGATCAGGGCCTGATTGATGTTGTTCCCAACATAAGTTCCGCTGACAATGTCGGCAGAGAAATGCTGCTTTCAGAAGTTTTTCTTGATTTTCCGCTGATTATTGTGGGCAGAGAGAACTCAGCTTATGTGAATGATCTTTCGCAGTTGAACGGCAGGAAGGTCGGAGTAGGCCGGGGGTACGCCGCCTATAATTATCTTAAAAAGAATTTCCCCGGTATTGATCTTATCCAGACAGATACTGTTGATGACGGTCTGATTATGCTTTCCAGCGGAGAGGTGGATGCTTTTGTCGGGCATGCAGCAGTTGTCATAAATAAAATCAGAAAACTCGGAGTTTCAGATTTAAAAATTATAGGTTCCACCAACTACAAATTCATGCACCGTATCGGTGTGGACCCCAGATATTCCGAAGCTGTTTCAATAATCAATAAAGCTCTGTCCTCAATCTCCGAGGAAGATCACCGTAGAATTTATCAGAAGTGGCTCAATCCCTCTGAAAACGATGCCCTTGATTACAGCCTGATATGGGAAATCGGCGGAGTGGCCTTAATTCTGCTGGTTTTCTTCATGGGATGGAACCGCAAGCTTTTTTATCTTAATTCAAAATTGAACAGCGAAATCAAGCGCAGAAGAAAAATGGAGCTGGTCCACAGGTCTCTGCATAAAATCGCCATGGCTGTTATGGACGTAAGCGGTATTGATGAGTTTTATAAAGTTCTCCATTTCTGCATCAATGAATTTATGTATGCCGATAATTTTTTTGTCGTGCGCTGCGAGGATTCAAACGATATTCAATTCGCTTACTGTGTTGATGAGCATAAAGATTTTTCAAGCCACGGTGAGTGCTACCTTGAGCTTTCAAGGTATATAATAGCTAGTGGTGAACCGGCTCTTATTGATCGTGAAAAAATGTGTAGTCTTGTCAGAACAGGACAGGTTGATTGCGGAGAGTCTGATTTTGAAGTCTGGATAGGAGTTCCGCTTATCCGTGAGAATAAGGTGCTCGGAGTCATTTCCGTTCAGAGCTATGACCCCCGCAACGAGCTTGATGCACAGGACCTTGAGTTACTGATATTTGTTTCCAGATATATAATGATCGCACTTGAAAGGATGTCTCTGAGAGATCAGAGCATGAAACAGACTGAAGAGCTTGCCGATCGTGAAGCTAGCTTCAGATCACTTTTTGATTCCTCAGGCGATGGTATTGTTCTGATGGATCTTGATTTTGAAATACTTAATGCCAACCAGTCCGCATTGAAACTATACGGTTGCCATGGTCTGGAAGAATTCAAAACTTATTCGGCAATTGATCTTTCCGCTGAAACTCAGGCTTCTGACATTGCAAGCATTGAGCTTGCAAAAAAATATATGCTGGAAGTGTATACAACCGGATACAGTGAATTCGAATGGGTTTCAAAAAAAGTCGATGGAACCATCTGGTTCGCCAGCATAAGCCTTAACCTTGTGAATTTGAAACAGGGACCGGCTGTTCAGGCTTCCATCCGTGATATTACTGAAACAAGACAGATGCGAAAGGACCTTGAGCGCAGCATTTCCATGATGTCGGCAACTATTGAATCCACTGCTGATGGAATACTCGTACTTGACCCCATGGATCGTCCCAGTGTCTGGAACAGAAGATTTATGGAGCTATGGAATATCTCGGCTGATATCCTTGAATCCGGCAGTCTTGAATATCTGGATGTACTTGCCCGTAAAGTTGAGAATCCGGATACTTTTCTGGCCAAGATTGAAGAATTCAGGGAAAGACCTGATGATGACAGCTTTGATGAAGTTGCCCTGATTGACGGCAGAGTGCTTGAACGTCTCTCCCGCCCGCAGAGGATCGGTACCAATGTCGTCGGCAGGGTCTGGAGTTTTAGGGATGTTACTGCTCAGCGAATGAGTGAATCAGCCCTTCTTGAGTCTCACCGCAGGCTGAATGATATTATTGAATTTCTTCCAGATTCTACTCTGGTTATAGATCGTGAAGGCCGGGTAATGGCCTGGAATAAAGCCATGGAGGAGATTACCGGTATTCCCAAAGGGAAGATGCTCGGAAAAGGAAATTTTGAATATTCCCTACCTTTTTACGGAGAGCGCCGCCCAATTCTTATCGACATGGTCCTTCAGGACTCTATGAATGATAATTCCTATCTTTACGATCACATGGCCAGCAGAGGGGACATCCATTATGCCGAGGTCTATACTCCGAATGCTTTCGGTGGAAAGGGGGCCTATTTATGGGGCGTTGCACGTTCTCTATATAATTCCAACGGTGAGATTGTAGGCAGTATTGAGTGTTTGAGAGATATTACCGAAAGACGCAACACTGAGCTTGATCTTGAAAGAGTCAGCAAGGAAGCCGAAGCCGCAGTGCGGGCCAAGAGTGAGTTCCTTGCTAACATGAGTCATGAAATCAGAACTCCTATGAACAGCATCCTCGGTATCGGATTTCTGCTCGGTAGAACCGGGCTTGATAATAAACAGGGTGACTATCTAGAAAAAATGATGTCCTCGGCCAACAGTCTCCTCAATATTATTGACGATATTCTGGATTTTTCAAAAATTGAAGCTGGCAAAATGCAGGTTGAAAAAATAGAATTCAGGCTGGACAGCGTATTAAGAAATGTAGCTGATATTGTGGCTGTAAAAGCTGAAGAAAAAAATCTGGAATTTATTTTATATGCTGAGCCTGATGTTCCACAGCATATTTTAGGAGACCCTTTGAGAATTGGTCAGATTCTAACCAATCTTACCAATAATGCCATAAAGTTCACCGGAGAAGGGGAAATTGAGATAAGAGTCTCCTTGAATCAGCTCTCAGGACATTTTGCGGAATTGAGGTTTATGGTCAGAGATACGGGTATAGGGCTTAGTGCGGAAGAGGTTGGAAAACTTTTTCAATCCTTCACACAGGCGGATACCTCGACCACTCGCAAATATGGTGGAACAGGGCTTGGCCTTGCTATCTGCAAAACTCTTGTGGAGCTTATGGGTGGAGCCATCGGTGTTGAAAGCCTGCCGGGAATGGGCAGCACTTTCTTTTTTGATGTCGGGTTTGAACTCCCTGAAAATCAGCCTGCTCTATTTATTCCCGGAAAATATAAAGGCTCCAGAGTTGCCGTTGTGGATGACAACCACTCCATTCTTGATTGTCTACGGTCTTTTCTTGAGTCTATGGATTTCAGGGTGGAGACAATGTCTTCCGGGGCTGAACTCAAGCGCAGCCTTGATGAATCTATTGAAACTGATGATCTGTTTAAAATGGTCATTCTCGACTGGAAAGTAGGAGAAGAGCTTGGAGTGGAGCATGCCGCTTTAGTCAGGGAGAAGGACCAGTACAAAGATCTCCCTGTCATACTTATGGCTTCGGCCGGAGGTGATTCCGAGCTGAGAGGCGCCTCGGTTGAGGCTGGAATTGATGTTGTTGTCAATAAGCCCTTAACTCATTCTGCATTATGGACAGTTGTTTCCGGTCTGTTTGACAGAAAAAGGGAAGCTGTCGAGAGAACCGATGGAATTTCTCCTGTAGAATCTATGAAAAGTATTCGTGGAGCCAGAATCCTTCTGGTCGAAGACAGCCACGTTAATCAGATTGTCGCCCTTGATCTGCTTGAAAATGCTGGATTGCGGGTAAGCGTTGTAGATAATGGAATCAAGGCCATTGAAGCCGTAAAAAAGACTGATTTTGATCTAGTGCTTATGGATATCCAGATGCCTGAAATGGACGGACTGACCGCTGTTCGGGAAATCAGGAAGGATGCTAAAAATAAGGACCTTCCGATAATAGCGATGACAGCTCACGCTATGAGCGGGGACCGGGAAAAGAGCCTCGCCGCCGGAATGAACGAGCATCTTACCAAACCTATCAATCCCGGCTTGTTGTATGAAGAGCTGCTTAAATTTATTTCTCCGGGAGAAAGGACTGATGCTCCTGTTTTTGAAGAGCGTGAGAAATCCTCTGATAATATCGAGTTTCCCGAAGTTCCGGGGCTTAATGTTGAAAGCGGCTTGAGCAATGTTGCAGGCAGCAGGCGCGGGTATGCCCGTGTCTTAAAAAGTTTTAAAGAGGATTATTCCGGAGCAGCGGAAGCAATGCGCAGCTGTATTGAAAATGGTGATATGAACAAAGCTGCGGCTCTGGCTCATTCAGCTAAAGGCGTTGCCGGAAATATGGGCGCAGAGTTATTCTTAAAGGCTGCTCAGGATCTTGAAAAAGCAATTAAGTCGGGATCGGATAATATCTATGATTCTCTTGCTGAATATGAAAAAGAATTAAATATCCTGATTAAGGGGCTTCAAAATTTCTCTGATACTGTTATAAGGCATGTGGAGTCTGCTGATTATAATCCGGTTACTGTGCGTAGAGTTATCTCAAACCTTCACTCTCTGCTGGAAGAAGGTAACGCTATGTCGGTAGAGGTTATGGAAGAGCTCAGGCAGAGGCTTGCAGGAAAAGGTGTCGAAAGTGAACTGGATGTGCTAAGTTCCTTAATAGATAATTATGATTTCGATGATGCATCAAGATACCTTGATGATCTTGAGAAGACTATTGATTTAGAAAACGGTGGATAAAAGAGTATGACCAGCGAAAACAGGGCAAAAATTCTTGTTGTGGACGATGAAAGGATGAATCTCAATATCCTGTCTGACCTGCTGATAGATGATTATAAGGTCATCCTTGCCAAGAACGGCACTCAGGCTCTTGAAAGAGCATGGTCTGACAACCCTCCTGATATCATCCTTCTGGACGTTATGATGCCTGAAATGGACGGGTACACCGTGCTGCATAAATTGAAGGAGGATGAACGGACCAAAAATACTCCGGTCATCTTTATTACCGCTCTTGATTCAATTGAAGACGAAGCCACCGGGCTTGAAAAAGGTGCAATGGACTATATCAGAAAGCCATTTCACCCTCCGATTGTTAAGGCAAGGATTAGAAATCACCTGACTCTTGTCCGCCAGCGTCATCTGCTGGAGGGGTTGGCAAATTATGATGCCCTTACTGAAATTCCCAATAGACGTAATTACGAACTTTCAGTGGACAGGGAATGGAGAAGGTGTCAGCGGGCATTTCTCCCTATTTCGCTTGCTATGGTCGATGTAGATTGTTTTAAGCAGTATAATGACAACTATGGCCATACTGCCGGTGATGTTGCCTTAAAGAAGGTCGCGGGCATAATAAGCTCTGCGATAAACAGGCCCTGTGACCTTGCGGCCCGCTATGGAGGGGAGGAATTTGTTATTCTTCTGCCTGAAACTGATGCCTATGGAGCAAGATATCTTGTAGAAGATATCAGAAAAAAAGTTGAACAGCTTGAAATCAAACATGAATTTTCACCTATAAATCCTTTTCTGACCATAAGTATTGGCGGCGTAACTTTAATTCCCGGAGTAACTAACAGTGCCGAGGTCCTTATAGAAAGTGCAGATGCCATGATGTATCAGGCCAAGCGCGGTGGCAAAAATGCTGTTATATGGGAAGATATGACTTAGGGGTTAGAAGGATGTTGAAGAGTTTTGTAAAAAGCGTCCCCGGATCATGCCACAGCTGACCGGGGACGCTTTTTCTTATGCTTCTGCCCGAGTCTGTCCGGCAGTGCGGAATCTGATAAATGATACAACCAGATATACAAAAGGGGTATCCAGTAGTGCGATGCCTATTTTGGCAACCCACTGCCCCAGAATTATATCCGTAACCGGCAGAACTCCGTAGAATGCCACGGTTACAAATACGGTTGAGTCTATCAACTGTGAGATGATGGTTGAGGCATTGTTCCTGATCCAGAGATGTTTCTGTCCGGTTATGTTTTTGATGAAGTGGAAAAGCCAGACATCATGGTTCTGGCTGATGATATAAGCTGTCAGTGAGGCCAGAACGATGCGTGGAGTGCTTGAAAATACGCTTTTAAAGGCTTCCTGATTCTGCCAGAAAGGAGCTGGATCCCATATCTGTGCCAGCCATGAAAGCGTAATTGCGGCAATAAGCGCAAAGAATCCGCTTCGGACTACTTCATTGGCCTGCTCTTTTCCCCATATTTCACTGATTACGTCAGAAACAATGAAA
Above is a window of Maridesulfovibrio bastinii DSM 16055 DNA encoding:
- a CDS encoding transporter substrate-binding domain-containing protein, which gives rise to MDFSRRFYFSIFLLISLFIFSSLSICYAQNSTQIPQKLKLTPEKKLKLTQEESEFLSKTKVLRYSSIFNLPPYNFSSGDKLSGYTVDVLHRVADILGLEFKAHFYPEAPSYNSVLDSGKADIVGALAKTPARAGKMLFVGPFVKMSGAIASRHGIPYIRNIAEIKGRTVAVMEGGYVDQILENEYPGIKIIKSKTPLDVLKKVYSGEAELSLGPYFTYKAVVEANSLPSINVYRFQSSPYFDPRPIYLAVKKGNNVLKSLLEKSLDLIGPAEIEAIKRKWTAFPEHDSPRPLNLTATEKKFLNSHKVVPVFCEDDLETFCSYNDGKYQGFSVDMLERAAANVGLNLDFKPKSKSFLNHKNLKNGVLLNVSESSSEDKGLFFTEPFSREPWGILTNEKTSELLSLKNLSGKNVAVRAKYTGLIKALEEHYPDIKIVKTSDSENAIKKLIQGDVDSVIGVEAILKYLDALKPYRKLVSTPVLWDNYLGAYKPVFGIKNQLLKSILQKGLNQISEADKNSLRLKWVSLETAPAGGPKLTAIEKDYIADNPVVRILCEKDRAPINFIGKNGPAGYSVDYFKLLAERAGFKVEFINRTKQDSSLAKISKHEVDVVVNAVSNTSWDKSAFFSSPYLDLELGLAGLKSNGVFDLEFFEGKKIGALRGEPLTGYISSLYPDIEITGFNNVGDMLAALSAGRVDAVAGYRPVLDYHIRKGGYNNLQVRVIRDKRLLKSGVGRVRMAIRKDRLILKNILQKSADTVTVQDLDILGVKWLSGNPGGRVVNSGQKVVLNNREKKFLADSKPLLFSERAWEPLSIIDENGSFSGIAADYLKLITDRTGLRFKFVPSLSWTDVLKKYDQGLIDVVPNISSADNVGREMLLSEVFLDFPLIIVGRENSAYVNDLSQLNGRKVGVGRGYAAYNYLKKNFPGIDLIQTDTVDDGLIMLSSGEVDAFVGHAAVVINKIRKLGVSDLKIIGSTNYKFMHRIGVDPRYSEAVSIINKALSSISEEDHRRIYQKWLNPSENDALDYSLIWEIGGVALILLVFFMGWNRKLFYLNSKLNSEIKRRRKMELVHRSLHKIAMAVMDVSGIDEFYKVLHFCINEFMYADNFFVVRCEDSNDIQFAYCVDEHKDFSSHGECYLELSRYIIASGEPALIDREKMCSLVRTGQVDCGESDFEVWIGVPLIRENKVLGVISVQSYDPRNELDAQDLELLIFVSRYIMIALERMSLRDQSMKQTEELADREASFRSLFDSSGDGIVLMDLDFEILNANQSALKLYGCHGLEEFKTYSAIDLSAETQASDIASIELAKKYMLEVYTTGYSEFEWVSKKVDGTIWFASISLNLVNLKQGPAVQASIRDITETRQMRKDLERSISMMSATIESTADGILVLDPMDRPSVWNRRFMELWNISADILESGSLEYLDVLARKVENPDTFLAKIEEFRERPDDDSFDEVALIDGRVLERLSRPQRIGTNVVGRVWSFRDVTAQRMSESALLESHRRLNDIIEFLPDSTLVIDREGRVMAWNKAMEEITGIPKGKMLGKGNFEYSLPFYGERRPILIDMVLQDSMNDNSYLYDHMASRGDIHYAEVYTPNAFGGKGAYLWGVARSLYNSNGEIVGSIECLRDITERRNTELDLERVSKEAEAAVRAKSEFLANMSHEIRTPMNSILGIGFLLGRTGLDNKQGDYLEKMMSSANSLLNIIDDILDFSKIEAGKMQVEKIEFRLDSVLRNVADIVAVKAEEKNLEFILYAEPDVPQHILGDPLRIGQILTNLTNNAIKFTGEGEIEIRVSLNQLSGHFAELRFMVRDTGIGLSAEEVGKLFQSFTQADTSTTRKYGGTGLGLAICKTLVELMGGAIGVESLPGMGSTFFFDVGFELPENQPALFIPGKYKGSRVAVVDDNHSILDCLRSFLESMDFRVETMSSGAELKRSLDESIETDDLFKMVILDWKVGEELGVEHAALVREKDQYKDLPVILMASAGGDSELRGASVEAGIDVVVNKPLTHSALWTVVSGLFDRKREAVERTDGISPVESMKSIRGARILLVEDSHVNQIVALDLLENAGLRVSVVDNGIKAIEAVKKTDFDLVLMDIQMPEMDGLTAVREIRKDAKNKDLPIIAMTAHAMSGDREKSLAAGMNEHLTKPINPGLLYEELLKFISPGERTDAPVFEEREKSSDNIEFPEVPGLNVESGLSNVAGSRRGYARVLKSFKEDYSGAAEAMRSCIENGDMNKAAALAHSAKGVAGNMGAELFLKAAQDLEKAIKSGSDNIYDSLAEYEKELNILIKGLQNFSDTVIRHVESADYNPVTVRRVISNLHSLLEEGNAMSVEVMEELRQRLAGKGVESELDVLSSLIDNYDFDDASRYLDDLEKTIDLENGG
- a CDS encoding GGDEF domain-containing response regulator, whose protein sequence is MTSENRAKILVVDDERMNLNILSDLLIDDYKVILAKNGTQALERAWSDNPPDIILLDVMMPEMDGYTVLHKLKEDERTKNTPVIFITALDSIEDEATGLEKGAMDYIRKPFHPPIVKARIRNHLTLVRQRHLLEGLANYDALTEIPNRRNYELSVDREWRRCQRAFLPISLAMVDVDCFKQYNDNYGHTAGDVALKKVAGIISSAINRPCDLAARYGGEEFVILLPETDAYGARYLVEDIRKKVEQLEIKHEFSPINPFLTISIGGVTLIPGVTNSAEVLIESADAMMYQAKRGGKNAVIWEDMT
- a CDS encoding queuosine precursor transporter, which gives rise to MFSSPFERKAFTLLTSLFIGSLVVAAFVSSKIINIFGFTAPAGVLAYSLTFIVSDVISEIWGKEQANEVVRSGFFALIAAITLSWLAQIWDPAPFWQNQEAFKSVFSSTPRIVLASLTAYIISQNHDVWLFHFIKNITGQKHLWIRNNASTIISQLIDSTVFVTVAFYGVLPVTDIILGQWVAKIGIALLDTPFVYLVVSFIRFRTAGQTRAEA